One Mycolicibacter sp. MU0083 DNA window includes the following coding sequences:
- the pyrR gene encoding bifunctional pyr operon transcriptional regulator/uracil phosphoribosyltransferase PyrR has protein sequence MGAAGNSSTDRELMSSADVGRTVSRIAHQIIEKTALDDPDSPDAPRVVLLGIPTRGVTLAQRLAAKIGEFCGVQIGHGALDITLYRDDLMRQPPRPLESTSIPAGGIDDACVILVDDVLFAGRSVRAALDALRDVGRPRIVQLAVLVDRGHRELPIRADYVGKNVPTARGESVHVLLAEHDGRDQVVITR, from the coding sequence ATGGGCGCTGCCGGTAATTCCAGCACCGACCGGGAATTGATGTCCTCGGCGGATGTGGGTCGCACGGTTTCTCGGATCGCACATCAGATCATCGAGAAGACCGCTTTGGACGACCCCGATAGTCCCGATGCACCCCGGGTGGTGCTGTTGGGGATCCCCACCCGCGGCGTCACACTGGCCCAGCGGCTGGCCGCCAAGATCGGCGAATTCTGCGGCGTGCAGATCGGCCACGGCGCGCTGGACATCACCCTGTACCGCGACGACCTGATGCGCCAGCCGCCGCGGCCGCTGGAATCCACCTCGATCCCCGCCGGCGGCATCGACGACGCCTGCGTGATCCTGGTCGACGACGTGCTGTTCGCCGGCCGGTCGGTGCGCGCCGCCCTCGACGCGCTGCGCGACGTCGGGCGGCCCCGGATCGTGCAGCTGGCGGTGCTGGTGGACCGCGGCCACCGGGAACTGCCGATCCGCGCCGACTACGTCGGCAAGAACGTGCCGACCGCCCGCGGGGAGAGCGTGCACGTGCTGCTGGCCGAACACGACGGACGCGACCAGGTGGTGATCACCCGATGA